In the Flavobacterium sp. J372 genome, one interval contains:
- a CDS encoding heavy-metal-associated domain-containing protein produces MKNLLIAILVFAAGFTAQAQQKKNKNAKHDIEVYGNCDMCKKRIEKAAFSVPGVKSAQWHQDHKDLHLIIDENKCSVEDVKAAIAKSGHDTKDVKAKDEDYAKLHGCCQYRSE; encoded by the coding sequence ATGAAAAATTTATTGATTGCCATCCTGGTTTTTGCTGCAGGATTTACCGCACAGGCACAACAGAAGAAAAATAAAAATGCCAAGCACGATATTGAAGTGTATGGTAACTGCGATATGTGTAAAAAGCGCATAGAAAAAGCTGCCTTCAGCGTGCCGGGGGTGAAGAGCGCACAATGGCACCAGGATCATAAAGACCTGCACCTCATCATCGACGAAAACAAATGCAGCGTTGAAGATGTAAAGGCTGCAATTGCTAAATCGGGCCACGACACCAAAGATGTTAAGGCCAAAGATGAAGATTATGCCAAACTGCATGGCTGCTGCCAGTATCGTTCAGAATAA
- the groL gene encoding chaperonin GroEL (60 kDa chaperone family; promotes refolding of misfolded polypeptides especially under stressful conditions; forms two stacked rings of heptamers to form a barrel-shaped 14mer; ends can be capped by GroES; misfolded proteins enter the barrel where they are refolded when GroES binds): MAKEIKFDIEARDGLKRGVDALANAVKVTLGPKGRNVIISKSFGGPTVTKDGVSVAKEVELTDTLENMGAQMVKEVASKTNDLAGDGTTTATVLAQAIVKEGLKNVAAGANPMDLKRGIDKAVEAIVADLAQQSKEVGSATEKIKQVASISANNDETIGELIATAFGKVGKEGVITVEEAKGTDTYVDVVEGMQFDRGYLSAYFVTNSEKMEAELDRPYILLYDKKVSSMKDLLPVLEPVAQSGRPLLIIAEDVDGEALATLVVNKLRGALKIAAVKAPGFGDRRKALLEDIAILTGGTVIAEERGYTLENATLDMLGTCEKVTIDKDNTTIVNGAGDAENIKGRVNQIKSQMESTTSDYDREKLQERLAKLAGGVAVLYVGAASEVEMKEKKDRVDDALHATRAAVEEGIVAGGGVALLRAKKVLTDINAENADEATGIQIVSRAVEAPLRTIVENAGLEGSVVVAKVAEGSGDFGYNAKTDEYVDMLGAGIIDPKKVTRVALENAASVAGMILTTECALIDIKEENAGGGMPMGGGMPGMM; this comes from the coding sequence ATGGCAAAAGAAATAAAATTTGACATTGAAGCACGCGACGGCCTAAAGCGCGGTGTAGATGCATTGGCAAACGCAGTAAAAGTAACCCTTGGCCCTAAAGGCCGTAATGTGATCATCAGTAAATCTTTCGGCGGTCCTACCGTAACTAAAGACGGTGTAAGCGTTGCGAAAGAAGTTGAACTGACCGATACCCTTGAAAATATGGGTGCACAGATGGTGAAAGAGGTTGCTTCTAAAACCAACGACCTTGCGGGTGACGGTACTACAACTGCAACGGTTCTTGCACAGGCTATCGTAAAAGAAGGCCTTAAGAACGTGGCTGCAGGCGCCAACCCAATGGACCTGAAGCGCGGTATTGACAAGGCTGTTGAAGCTATCGTGGCTGACCTTGCACAACAATCTAAAGAAGTGGGCAGCGCTACTGAGAAAATCAAGCAGGTGGCATCAATCTCTGCTAACAATGACGAAACAATCGGAGAGCTTATCGCTACTGCTTTCGGGAAAGTTGGCAAAGAAGGTGTTATCACTGTAGAAGAAGCTAAAGGTACTGATACGTATGTTGACGTCGTGGAAGGTATGCAGTTTGACCGTGGCTACCTATCAGCTTACTTCGTTACAAATTCAGAAAAAATGGAGGCTGAACTAGACAGGCCTTACATATTACTATACGACAAAAAAGTGTCTTCAATGAAAGACCTTCTTCCTGTTCTTGAGCCGGTGGCACAATCTGGTCGCCCGTTATTGATCATTGCTGAAGATGTTGACGGTGAAGCCCTTGCTACGCTTGTAGTGAACAAACTACGCGGTGCGCTTAAGATTGCTGCTGTTAAAGCTCCGGGCTTTGGCGACAGGAGAAAAGCGCTTCTTGAGGACATCGCGATACTTACAGGCGGTACCGTAATTGCAGAAGAAAGGGGTTACACTCTTGAAAATGCAACGCTTGATATGCTTGGTACCTGCGAAAAAGTGACTATTGATAAAGATAACACTACTATCGTGAATGGCGCTGGTGACGCTGAAAACATCAAAGGCCGTGTTAACCAGATCAAGTCGCAGATGGAATCTACAACATCTGATTATGACCGTGAGAAACTTCAGGAAAGGCTTGCCAAGCTTGCAGGCGGTGTTGCCGTACTTTATGTAGGTGCAGCGAGTGAAGTTGAGATGAAAGAGAAGAAAGACCGTGTTGACGATGCACTACACGCTACACGTGCCGCGGTTGAAGAAGGTATTGTAGCCGGTGGTGGTGTGGCTTTGCTACGCGCTAAGAAAGTGCTGACCGATATCAATGCTGAAAACGCTGATGAGGCTACAGGTATACAAATCGTGTCGCGCGCTGTTGAGGCCCCGCTACGCACAATTGTTGAGAACGCAGGCCTTGAAGGCTCTGTAGTTGTGGCAAAAGTGGCTGAAGGCTCAGGCGATTTCGGTTACAATGCAAAAACAGATGAGTATGTTGACATGCTAGGCGCAGGTATCATAGACCCTAAGAAAGTAACACGTGTCGCGCTTGAAAATGCTGCATCGGTTGCGGGTATGATACTTACTACCGAATGTGCGCTTATCGACATTAAAGAAGAAAATGCCGGAGGCGGAATGCCAATGGGCGGCGGTATGCCGGGCATGATGTAA
- the groES gene encoding co-chaperone GroES: MSLNIKPLHDRVLVEPVAAETQTASGIFIPDTAKEKPQKGIVVAVGNGKKDHDMTVKVGDTVLYGKYSGTELKLEGKDYLIMKEEEIFAIL; this comes from the coding sequence ATGTCTTTAAACATTAAACCGCTTCATGACCGCGTGCTTGTAGAGCCGGTAGCAGCAGAAACGCAGACAGCATCAGGTATCTTCATCCCTGACACTGCTAAAGAAAAACCACAGAAAGGTATTGTTGTGGCAGTAGGCAATGGTAAAAAAGACCATGACATGACAGTAAAAGTGGGCGATACTGTGCTTTACGGAAAATACTCTGGCACTGAGCTTAAGCTTGAAGGTAAAGATTACCTTATAATGAAAGAAGAGGAAATTTTTGCAATACTTTAA
- the secG gene encoding preprotein translocase subunit SecG has protein sequence MSEFSIFVVLITIVSFLLVVVIMVQNPKGGGLSSTLGGSQMMGGVQKTTDFLDKSTWTLATILIALVLLSALSFSNKFGAEDNLIDADTVTPAPAAAAPAPAPANGAATPATGTATPAEGAAATPAPATETPAATPAQ, from the coding sequence ATGAGCGAATTTTCAATTTTTGTAGTACTTATAACCATAGTGAGCTTTTTGCTTGTGGTAGTAATCATGGTGCAAAACCCTAAAGGCGGCGGCCTTTCATCAACCCTTGGCGGATCTCAGATGATGGGTGGCGTACAAAAAACCACAGACTTCCTTGACAAAAGTACATGGACGCTTGCTACAATACTTATAGCTCTTGTATTACTTTCTGCACTAAGCTTTTCAAATAAGTTCGGCGCTGAAGATAACCTTATAGATGCTGATACGGTAACTCCGGCTCCTGCAGCTGCTGCTCCGGCACCGGCACCGGCAAATGGCGCTGCTACACCTGCAACCGGTACTGCCACTCCTGCTGAAGGCGCTGCCGCTACACCGGCACCGGCAACTGAAACTCCTGCAGCTACTCCTGCCCAATAA
- a CDS encoding tetratricopeptide repeat protein, producing MWFIVPLTTNNKQQTTNTLNTNDFTYLLNKPYSLTDRQSAELEAVLHEFPYLQPARAILLKALYNKESYRYNSELKKTAAYTTERSVLFDYITSENFQSIQKTFFEEKQASVNNIEIKESEPVEVQRPVYIEQPTYETPVQTPPELEHAVGEEQEIEIAQESSGQIPSPEENLEIGKPLEFNPEEKHSFREWLQLSKMAPIKRDAEPEVQPEPENPVQEKPALPDDKSRKLELIDRFIEANPKITPAKDAPPTPISLASEHKDASYLMTETLARVYLEQKKYSRAIQAYEILILKYPEKSVFFADRISDIKLLQQNNNS from the coding sequence TTGTGGTTCATAGTTCCACTCACAACAAACAACAAACAACAAACAACAAACACACTGAACACAAACGACTTTACATACCTGCTGAATAAACCTTACTCGCTTACAGACAGGCAGTCTGCAGAGCTTGAGGCGGTGCTTCATGAGTTCCCGTACCTGCAGCCGGCAAGGGCAATACTGCTGAAGGCGCTGTACAATAAGGAAAGCTACCGTTATAACAGCGAGCTGAAAAAGACAGCGGCATATACTACTGAAAGGTCGGTTTTGTTTGATTATATCACGTCTGAAAATTTCCAGAGCATCCAGAAAACATTTTTTGAGGAAAAGCAGGCATCAGTAAACAATATAGAAATAAAGGAAAGTGAGCCGGTAGAGGTTCAGCGACCGGTTTATATCGAGCAGCCCACTTATGAAACTCCGGTACAAACGCCTCCTGAATTGGAACATGCCGTTGGCGAAGAACAGGAAATTGAAATTGCCCAGGAAAGTTCCGGGCAAATCCCTTCACCTGAAGAAAATCTTGAAATCGGCAAACCGCTTGAATTTAACCCGGAAGAAAAGCACTCGTTCCGTGAATGGCTGCAGCTCTCTAAAATGGCCCCTATAAAGCGTGATGCCGAGCCTGAAGTACAGCCCGAGCCTGAAAATCCTGTTCAGGAAAAACCCGCACTACCTGATGATAAATCACGCAAACTGGAACTGATAGACCGTTTTATTGAAGCTAACCCGAAAATCACACCTGCAAAAGATGCACCGCCTACGCCGATAAGCCTGGCAAGTGAGCATAAAGATGCGTCTTACCTTATGACAGAGACACTTGCGCGGGTGTACCTTGAGCAGAAAAAATATTCGCGCGCCATTCAGGCATACGAAATTTTAATTTTGAAATATCCGGAAAAAAGTGTTTTCTTTGCAGACCGAATTTCAGACATAAAACTTTTACAACAAAATAATAACAGTTAG
- the lptE gene encoding LptE family protein: MKRFLKYLSAIALLFTLSGCGIYSFTGTNVSPDIKTFQVNYFQNNADIVEPGIDLTFTRRLQDLIQNQTNLSLTNSGGDLVYEGEIVEYRVSPMTATANQRAAQNRLTIAVMVRFTNKKKEDDNFEKRFSFFYDYDGNDLPRGAVLSTALEEIFERITQDIFNDTLAKW, from the coding sequence ATGAAACGATTTTTAAAATACCTTTCTGCAATAGCCCTATTGTTCACCCTGAGCGGTTGCGGGATTTACAGCTTTACCGGCACTAATGTAAGCCCGGACATAAAAACATTCCAGGTAAATTATTTCCAGAACAATGCCGATATTGTTGAGCCCGGAATTGACCTGACATTTACACGAAGATTACAGGACCTGATACAGAACCAGACCAACCTGAGCCTTACCAACAGCGGCGGCGACCTGGTATATGAAGGCGAGATTGTGGAGTACCGCGTAAGCCCGATGACAGCCACGGCCAACCAGCGTGCGGCACAGAACAGGCTTACCATTGCGGTCATGGTGCGCTTTACTAACAAGAAAAAAGAAGATGACAATTTTGAAAAACGCTTCAGCTTCTTTTATGATTATGATGGAAACGACCTTCCGCGAGGGGCTGTTTTAAGCACAGCGCTTGAGGAAATATTTGAAAGGATAACTCAGGATATATTTAATGACACCCTGGCTAAATGGTAG
- a CDS encoding sigma-54-dependent Fis family transcriptional regulator, with translation MENVQAIKQRFEIIGNDPKLNRAIEKAIQVAPTDISVLVTGESGVGKENIPRIIHALSHRKHGKYIAVNCGAIPEGTIDSELFGHEKGAFTGATNTREGYFEVADGGTIFLDEVGELPLTTQVRLLRVLENGEFIKVGSSQVQKTNVRIVAATNVNMFDAIEKGKFREDLYYRLSTVEISLPPLRDRKDDIHLLFRKFASDFAHKYKMPPIKLDDDAVQLLLKYRWSGNIRQLRNIAEQISVLETKRDVTYNALLSYLPQEGSNLPAVIKGQKAESDFSTEREILYKVLFDMKSDLNDLKKLTLELMQNGNTGKVQETNKGLIQRIYGNGNGDAEFEEMPRTEVYTPQPIQRSEPVEHHHDDDDDNYLFAETVEEEETLRLDEKEIELIKKALERNKGKRKAAADELGISERTLYRKIKQFDL, from the coding sequence ATGGAAAACGTACAAGCCATAAAACAACGATTCGAGATTATAGGGAATGACCCTAAGCTGAACCGCGCCATTGAAAAGGCGATACAGGTCGCCCCGACTGATATTTCGGTATTGGTTACCGGCGAAAGCGGTGTGGGTAAAGAGAACATCCCGAGGATAATACATGCCCTGTCACATCGCAAGCACGGTAAGTACATTGCCGTAAACTGCGGAGCAATACCCGAGGGCACTATTGACAGTGAGCTTTTCGGGCACGAGAAAGGCGCTTTTACCGGAGCAACCAACACCCGCGAAGGTTATTTTGAAGTAGCCGACGGCGGTACAATCTTTCTTGATGAAGTGGGTGAACTTCCGCTGACTACACAAGTAAGATTATTGCGCGTATTGGAAAATGGCGAATTCATAAAAGTAGGCTCAAGCCAGGTGCAGAAAACCAATGTGCGCATTGTAGCCGCTACCAATGTGAACATGTTTGATGCGATAGAGAAAGGCAAGTTCCGTGAAGACTTATACTACAGGCTAAGTACGGTTGAAATTTCGCTGCCGCCACTACGCGACAGGAAAGATGACATACACTTGCTGTTCAGGAAATTTGCGTCAGACTTTGCACATAAATACAAAATGCCTCCGATAAAGCTGGATGATGATGCCGTTCAGCTATTGCTGAAATACCGATGGAGCGGGAACATCCGACAGCTACGTAATATTGCCGAGCAGATTTCAGTATTGGAAACGAAACGGGATGTGACCTATAATGCGCTTCTCTCCTATCTCCCGCAGGAAGGCAGTAATCTTCCGGCCGTGATTAAAGGCCAGAAAGCAGAGAGTGATTTCAGTACCGAGCGTGAGATATTATATAAGGTGTTGTTCGACATGAAGAGCGACCTGAACGACCTGAAGAAACTTACGCTGGAACTGATGCAGAACGGTAATACTGGCAAAGTTCAGGAAACCAACAAAGGCCTTATACAGCGCATATACGGCAACGGTAATGGCGATGCTGAATTTGAAGAAATGCCACGCACAGAAGTTTACACACCACAGCCTATACAACGTTCAGAGCCGGTAGAGCATCATCATGACGACGATGATGACAATTACCTTTTTGCCGAAACGGTTGAAGAAGAAGAAACGCTTCGCCTTGACGAAAAAGAAATAGAGCTGATAAAGAAAGCCCTTGAGCGAAACAAAGGAAAGCGCAAAGCGGCAGCCGATGAACTGGGAATATCTGAAAGGACACTGTACCGCAAAATAAAACAATTTGACCTGTAA
- a CDS encoding aldo/keto reductase, translated as MNRILGKNGPVVSAVGLGCMGMSGAYGQSDEKESIATIERALDLGHNFLDTADYYLAGHNEQLIGKAISGKREKAFLSVKTGQMVSVGGPGPVNGHPDYIRHAVQFSLQRLKTDYIDLYTIARVDTTIPIEETVGAMAELVDKGLIRYIGLSEASPTSIRKAAAAQNITALQIEYSLWSRDIETEVIPTIRELGIGLVGYSPLSRGFLSGEFKTPDDVKGNRLHMPRFQGENFYRNLELMGKIKAMADEKGCTPSQLAIAWVLAQGNDIITIPGTKRVKYLEENIAAENLNLSTEELQTINAVMPPGVVSGQRYPEKFMGTLNK; from the coding sequence ATGAACAGAATTCTTGGAAAAAACGGGCCCGTAGTCTCAGCAGTAGGGCTTGGCTGCATGGGTATGTCGGGCGCATACGGGCAAAGCGATGAGAAAGAATCTATTGCCACTATTGAAAGGGCCCTTGACTTGGGCCACAACTTTCTTGACACGGCCGACTATTATCTGGCGGGCCATAACGAACAACTTATCGGGAAGGCAATCAGCGGCAAGCGTGAAAAAGCGTTTCTATCTGTAAAAACGGGACAAATGGTATCCGTAGGCGGACCGGGGCCTGTAAACGGCCATCCTGATTATATTCGTCACGCGGTACAATTCAGCCTGCAACGATTAAAAACCGACTACATTGATCTTTACACTATTGCTCGTGTTGACACGACAATCCCTATTGAAGAAACCGTGGGTGCAATGGCTGAACTTGTTGACAAAGGTCTTATCAGGTACATTGGGCTTTCTGAGGCATCTCCTACATCTATTCGCAAAGCAGCTGCAGCCCAAAATATTACAGCATTGCAAATCGAGTATTCTCTCTGGAGCCGGGATATTGAAACCGAAGTTATCCCCACAATACGTGAACTGGGAATTGGCCTTGTTGGCTACTCTCCGCTAAGCCGCGGTTTTTTAAGCGGGGAATTTAAAACTCCTGATGATGTTAAGGGTAACCGCCTGCACATGCCCCGCTTTCAGGGCGAAAACTTTTACAGGAATCTTGAACTGATGGGAAAGATTAAAGCAATGGCAGATGAAAAAGGCTGTACGCCGTCACAACTCGCAATAGCATGGGTACTTGCACAGGGTAACGACATCATTACAATTCCGGGCACTAAGCGCGTGAAGTATCTTGAAGAAAATATTGCAGCAGAAAATTTAAACTTGAGCACTGAAGAATTACAAACCATTAACGCTGTAATGCCTCCGGGGGTTGTATCGGGACAACGCTATCCGGAAAAATTTATGGGTACACTAAACAAATAA
- a CDS encoding AraC family transcriptional regulator, with translation MHGNQSFFNLYKQNNFLPIRLVTPFFGRLSPDITTGFSLTHRKTYYFFIFITEGSTKHGVDLEEYHLKSNELLFIFPHQIHRLPDAGSGINYFKIGFDEMCLSLLPKQYAFLTNPLNKQKISFAGDQAKRIKLVFEALQGLLSTMDGSTDLILAHLNSLIAEINAAYFSGEKNPAGDNLSKYINFKEYVEANYENHPSIGEIAEKLALNPNSLYNLVKSYSGLSPKEFISNRLILEAKRRLYYSESNIKELAYDLGFNDPEYFARLFKKLTGSSISEFVKDLSGN, from the coding sequence ATGCATGGCAACCAATCATTCTTTAACTTATATAAACAGAATAACTTTTTGCCTATAAGATTGGTCACTCCTTTCTTCGGGCGGCTCTCGCCCGACATCACTACAGGCTTTAGCCTTACGCATCGCAAAACTTATTACTTTTTCATCTTTATCACGGAAGGATCAACGAAGCATGGTGTAGATCTGGAGGAATATCATTTAAAAAGCAATGAGTTGCTTTTTATCTTTCCTCACCAAATACACCGGCTTCCTGATGCGGGAAGCGGAATCAACTATTTTAAAATTGGTTTTGATGAAATGTGCCTCTCATTACTCCCGAAACAATACGCTTTCCTGACAAATCCTTTAAATAAGCAAAAAATAAGTTTCGCTGGAGACCAGGCTAAAAGAATTAAACTTGTATTTGAAGCATTGCAAGGCTTATTGTCTACAATGGACGGGAGCACAGACCTCATTCTCGCCCATCTCAACAGCCTAATTGCAGAAATAAATGCAGCATATTTCTCAGGTGAAAAAAATCCCGCGGGCGACAATCTTTCAAAATATATTAACTTCAAAGAATACGTTGAAGCAAATTATGAAAATCATCCTTCCATAGGTGAAATTGCAGAAAAACTTGCTCTTAACCCCAACAGCCTGTACAATCTTGTTAAGAGTTATTCAGGCTTGTCTCCCAAAGAATTCATTTCTAATCGCCTTATCCTGGAAGCGAAACGGCGCCTATACTATTCTGAAAGCAATATAAAGGAACTTGCGTATGACCTTGGCTTTAATGATCCCGAGTACTTTGCGCGGCTATTTAAAAAGCTGACAGGTTCAAGCATATCGGAATTTGTTAAGGATTTATCAGGGAATTAA
- a CDS encoding formimidoylglutamase produces the protein MVFDFLEPLDSEMLHFIEGLSQQTLGHKVALHTAADFPELQQVKIAIIGVLENAGQPDRRDHVHLNYIRREFYKLYPGNWEAKIADLGNIPAGNDLQDTYFAVKGIMAELLKSKIIPVILGGSQDITYAMYRAYDSLEQMVNLAAIDNKFDFGKQEEEIAAHSYLTHIIVDEPNNLFNYSNIGYQTYFNPQEEIDLIDKLFFDAYRLGEVCANPAVAEPVFRDADLVSLDMTAVKSSDSGNLVKFMPNGFNGKEICTLARYAGISDKVSSFGIFNHNNSGQEAVLIAQVIWYFIEGVHYRSNEYPFGSKDEYIRYIVPMEDEELIFFKSDKTDRWWIEIPTGNTKLKRSTLLPCIYEDYVGACNNEIPERWWKAQRKNII, from the coding sequence ATGGTATTTGATTTCCTAGAACCGCTGGATTCAGAAATGCTTCATTTTATAGAAGGGCTTTCACAGCAAACCCTCGGGCATAAAGTGGCGCTGCATACTGCTGCTGATTTTCCCGAGCTGCAGCAGGTGAAAATCGCGATTATCGGTGTTTTGGAGAATGCAGGCCAGCCGGACAGGAGAGATCATGTACACCTTAATTATATACGCAGGGAATTTTATAAGCTATATCCCGGTAACTGGGAAGCGAAAATAGCCGATCTGGGCAATATACCTGCAGGCAATGACCTGCAGGATACCTACTTTGCTGTTAAAGGGATCATGGCGGAGTTGCTGAAAAGTAAAATCATTCCGGTTATACTGGGTGGTTCGCAAGACATCACATACGCTATGTATCGCGCCTATGACAGCCTGGAGCAGATGGTGAACCTGGCAGCAATTGATAATAAGTTTGACTTCGGTAAGCAGGAAGAAGAAATTGCGGCACACTCGTATCTTACCCATATAATAGTAGATGAGCCCAATAATCTTTTCAACTACAGCAACATCGGTTACCAAACCTATTTCAACCCACAGGAAGAAATAGACCTGATTGACAAGTTATTTTTTGATGCGTACCGCTTAGGTGAAGTTTGTGCGAACCCGGCCGTGGCGGAACCTGTTTTTAGAGATGCTGATTTGGTAAGTCTTGATATGACGGCAGTTAAGAGCAGCGATTCTGGCAATTTAGTTAAATTTATGCCAAATGGTTTTAATGGAAAAGAAATTTGTACTTTAGCGCGCTATGCAGGGATAAGTGATAAAGTTTCGTCATTCGGAATTTTCAATCACAATAACAGCGGGCAGGAAGCCGTTTTAATAGCGCAGGTAATCTGGTATTTTATCGAAGGGGTGCATTACAGGTCTAATGAATATCCGTTTGGCAGTAAAGATGAGTATATAAGGTATATCGTGCCGATGGAAGATGAAGAGCTTATCTTCTTTAAAAGCGATAAAACCGACAGATGGTGGATTGAGATACCTACAGGCAATACTAAACTTAAGCGAAGCACGTTATTACCGTGTATATATGAAGATTATGTTGGGGCCTGCAACAACGAGATTCCGGAAAGATGGTGGAAGGCTCAAAGAAAAAACATAATTTAA
- the gldM gene encoding gliding motility protein GldM, with product MAGGKLTPRQKMINLMYLVFIAMLALNMSKEVLSAFGLMNEQFESSNVEAGKNNEQMHGALAAKAAENPQFSAAKQMSDKIKGISTQFYNYVESLKKDITKTVEREENGKLPYEAMDKGDKIDEEWFEGDGYSKKGKEIVAAIEKYKADMKAAIGKDVKYKAITAELDNKFSTADVVDGEGVKKQYLDYHYKGFPSIASLTKLSAMQNNIRSIEANVYNIALGKAALEAVSMKNYTAIVVLDKNAYFQGEKVTGKVVLGRYDENTVPTSFQGPGKIENGQAIINMTAGNVGEQTINGKFTFLEDGKQVPLEFKGTYVVVPRPNSATISADKMNVVYRGVPNPISVSFAGVAADKVNASAPGMRSAGKPGQYILNPGGGTEVTISVTATLPDKSNVSDKKTFRIKGLPAPTGKIRGEVSAKGSVSNLEVCTVSAEMEDFDFPVSVNVTQFNIKVPGQPTIVVQGNKMNDRAKAAIRKANRGDVVVIDQIKATFSGIDQAVKRISTATFEIQ from the coding sequence ATGGCAGGAGGAAAATTAACCCCTAGGCAAAAGATGATTAACCTGATGTATCTGGTTTTCATCGCAATGTTGGCCCTTAACATGTCAAAAGAAGTACTTTCTGCTTTTGGCCTGATGAACGAGCAATTCGAGTCTTCTAACGTAGAAGCTGGTAAAAATAATGAGCAGATGCACGGAGCATTGGCTGCAAAAGCTGCTGAGAACCCTCAGTTTAGCGCTGCAAAGCAAATGTCTGACAAAATCAAAGGCATCTCTACTCAATTTTACAACTATGTTGAATCGTTAAAGAAAGATATCACTAAAACCGTTGAAAGAGAAGAGAACGGAAAACTTCCCTATGAGGCGATGGATAAAGGTGACAAGATTGACGAAGAGTGGTTTGAAGGCGATGGTTACTCTAAAAAAGGTAAAGAAATTGTTGCCGCTATAGAGAAATACAAAGCAGACATGAAAGCTGCTATCGGTAAAGATGTTAAATATAAAGCAATTACAGCCGAACTTGATAATAAATTCAGCACTGCTGACGTTGTAGATGGTGAAGGTGTTAAAAAGCAATATCTTGATTACCACTATAAAGGTTTCCCTTCAATCGCATCTTTGACAAAACTATCTGCAATGCAGAACAACATCAGGAGTATTGAGGCAAACGTTTATAACATTGCCCTTGGTAAAGCGGCTCTTGAAGCAGTATCTATGAAAAACTATACAGCTATCGTAGTACTTGACAAAAACGCTTACTTCCAGGGTGAGAAAGTTACCGGTAAAGTTGTTCTTGGCCGTTATGATGAGAATACCGTTCCTACTTCATTTCAGGGTCCTGGTAAGATAGAGAACGGACAGGCTATCATTAACATGACAGCTGGTAACGTAGGTGAGCAGACAATCAACGGTAAGTTTACCTTCCTTGAAGATGGTAAGCAGGTGCCGCTTGAATTTAAAGGTACTTACGTTGTAGTGCCAAGGCCAAATTCGGCTACAATTTCAGCTGACAAGATGAATGTTGTTTACCGCGGTGTGCCAAACCCAATATCTGTATCATTTGCAGGTGTTGCGGCTGATAAAGTAAATGCTAGTGCACCGGGTATGCGTTCTGCAGGTAAACCTGGCCAGTATATACTTAATCCGGGCGGAGGAACTGAAGTTACTATTAGCGTTACAGCTACGCTTCCGGACAAGTCAAACGTATCTGACAAGAAAACTTTCCGTATCAAAGGCCTTCCTGCACCGACAGGTAAGATTAGGGGTGAGGTTTCAGCTAAAGGTTCTGTTTCAAACCTTGAAGTTTGTACAGTATCTGCTGAAATGGAAGATTTCGATTTCCCGGTAAGTGTGAATGTAACTCAGTTTAATATTAAAGTTCCGGGGCAGCCAACAATTGTTGTTCAAGGTAACAAAATGAATGATAGGGCTAAAGCTGCTATCAGGAAGGCAAACAGGGGTGATGTGGTAGTTATCGACCAGATTAAAGCTACATTCTCAGGTATTGACCAGGCAGTTAAGAGGATTTCTACAGCTACGTTTGAGATCCAGTAA